In one Mesorhizobium australicum genomic region, the following are encoded:
- the ilvC gene encoding ketol-acid reductoisomerase translates to MRVYYDRDADLNLIKGKKVAVIGYGSQGRAHALNLKDSGVKDIAIGLKAGSPTAKKVEADGLKVMTVAEAAKWADLMMMATPDELQADIYKNEIAPNIRDGAAIAFAHGLNVHFGLIEPKSTIDVVMIAPKGPGHTVRGEYQKGGGVPCLVAVNQDPSGNALDLALSYACGVGGGRSGIIETNFREECETDLFGEQVVLCGGLVELIRAGFETLVEGGYAPEMAYFECLHEVKLIVDLIYEGGIANMNYSISNTAEWGEYVSGPRIITAETKAEMKRVLTDIQTGRFTSEWMQEYRSGMARFKATRRLNDEHPIEEVGSKLRAMMPWISKNKLVDKARN, encoded by the coding sequence ATGCGTGTCTATTACGATCGCGATGCCGATCTCAATCTGATCAAGGGCAAGAAAGTGGCCGTCATCGGCTACGGTTCGCAGGGCCGCGCGCATGCGCTGAACCTGAAGGACTCCGGTGTGAAGGACATTGCCATCGGCCTGAAGGCCGGCTCGCCGACTGCCAAGAAGGTCGAGGCGGACGGGCTGAAGGTGATGACGGTCGCCGAGGCCGCCAAGTGGGCCGATCTGATGATGATGGCGACGCCCGACGAACTGCAGGCCGACATCTACAAGAACGAGATCGCCCCCAACATCCGCGACGGCGCCGCGATCGCGTTCGCGCACGGCCTGAACGTCCATTTCGGCCTGATCGAGCCGAAGTCGACCATCGACGTGGTGATGATCGCGCCGAAGGGCCCCGGCCACACGGTGCGCGGCGAATACCAGAAGGGCGGCGGCGTGCCGTGCCTGGTCGCGGTCAACCAGGACCCGTCGGGCAACGCGCTCGACCTCGCGCTCTCCTATGCGTGCGGCGTCGGCGGCGGCCGTTCGGGCATCATCGAGACCAACTTCCGCGAGGAATGCGAGACCGACCTGTTCGGCGAGCAGGTGGTGCTGTGCGGCGGCCTGGTGGAACTCATCCGCGCCGGCTTCGAGACGCTGGTCGAGGGCGGCTACGCGCCCGAGATGGCCTATTTCGAATGCCTGCACGAAGTGAAGCTGATCGTCGACCTGATCTATGAGGGCGGCATCGCCAACATGAACTACTCGATCTCGAACACGGCCGAGTGGGGCGAATACGTGTCGGGCCCGCGCATCATCACCGCCGAGACCAAGGCCGAGATGAAGCGCGTGCTGACCGACATCCAGACCGGCCGCTTCACCTCGGAGTGGATGCAGGAGTATCGCTCCGGCATGGCCCGCTTCAAGGCGACCCGCCGCCTGAACGACGAGCATCCGATCGAGGAGGTCGGCTCCAAGCTCCGCGCGATGATGCCGTGGATCTCGAAGAACAAGCTGGTCGACAAGGCCCGCAACTAA
- a CDS encoding PilZ domain-containing protein: protein MAIPAEAESRREHRQRVLKGASILNGINNSEVACMVRNMNKGGAELRVAMESRVPEEFLLYVPVDGVAYRATLVWRAGERVGVRFGGTEPKPHWHYG from the coding sequence ATGGCCATTCCGGCAGAGGCAGAGAGCCGCAGGGAGCATCGCCAGCGCGTGCTCAAGGGCGCGTCGATCCTCAACGGCATCAACAATTCCGAAGTCGCCTGCATGGTGCGCAACATGAACAAGGGCGGCGCGGAGTTGCGCGTCGCCATGGAATCGCGCGTGCCGGAGGAATTCCTGCTCTACGTCCCGGTGGATGGCGTCGCCTACAGGGCGACGCTCGTCTGGCGCGCGGGCGAACGCGTCGGCGTGCGCTTCGGCGGCACCGAACCCAAGCCTCACTGGCATTATGGCTGA
- a CDS encoding BA14K family protein, with product MNPRTASIDGKTNHAARRIAAALSLFAIMAGAAPAAADNYVVIPSPVISGNTPPYGPGFDTGVVVRPQDGCRTVVNCAPGNYQNRPAHRRYYDNYFDVPTPRYSGQRRVGGNPAIGGSSRLGEASSHSEWCSTRYRSYRASDNTFQPFDGPRQPCVSPF from the coding sequence ATGAACCCGAGAACCGCCAGCATCGACGGCAAGACGAACCACGCAGCCCGCAGGATCGCCGCGGCACTTTCGCTGTTCGCAATCATGGCCGGCGCGGCTCCGGCCGCGGCGGACAACTACGTCGTCATCCCGAGCCCCGTCATCAGCGGCAATACCCCGCCCTACGGGCCCGGCTTCGACACCGGAGTCGTGGTCCGCCCACAGGACGGCTGCCGCACCGTCGTCAACTGCGCGCCGGGCAATTACCAGAACCGTCCGGCCCATCGCCGCTACTACGACAACTATTTCGACGTGCCGACCCCGCGCTATTCCGGCCAGCGCCGCGTCGGCGGCAACCCGGCGATCGGCGGGTCGAGCCGGCTGGGCGAGGCATCCAGCCATTCCGAATGGTGCTCGACGCGCTACCGCTCCTACCGTGCGTCGGACAACACGTTCCAGCCCTTCGACGGACCGCGCCAGCCCTGCGTCTCGCCGTTCTGA
- a CDS encoding PilZ domain-containing protein, whose translation MTHALPDVSHDTQERRLAQRRRAYKGIVINFNGGTSTFEGVARNLSETGARLSFCETFAIPPEFLVRFSGDMAWRPAVVRWRSMSDIGVAFHRP comes from the coding sequence ATGACACATGCACTCCCTGACGTTTCACACGACACCCAGGAACGACGCCTTGCGCAGCGCCGTCGCGCCTACAAGGGCATCGTCATCAACTTCAACGGCGGCACCAGCACGTTCGAAGGCGTGGCGCGCAATTTGTCGGAGACGGGCGCACGGCTCTCGTTCTGCGAGACCTTCGCGATTCCGCCCGAGTTCCTCGTCCGGTTCAGCGGCGACATGGCATGGCGGCCGGCGGTCGTGCGATGGCGGTCGATGTCCGACATCGGCGTGGCCTTCCACAGGCCCTGA
- a CDS encoding TetR/AcrR family transcriptional regulator C-terminal domain-containing protein — protein sequence MNLSTVQPGAEPTPRQREVLDAVLALLVEDGDKVTMSAVSRRASCSKETLYKWFGDRDGLLTATVRWQASKVRAGNWDRQHLDAAALSESLEDFAANWLTVISSQTSIALNRVAVAHAGSGKSDLGRIVLENGRFAIGGRLKPLLEAAREAGLLAFDDTESAFRTFFGLVGRDVQIRLLLGDRLVLTKSEIARDAARTVEQFLTLFGTDRTAPQSTTN from the coding sequence TTGAACCTGTCAACCGTCCAGCCCGGCGCAGAGCCGACGCCGCGCCAGCGCGAGGTGCTGGACGCCGTGCTCGCGCTGCTCGTGGAAGACGGCGACAAGGTGACGATGAGCGCGGTGTCGCGCCGCGCGTCCTGTTCGAAGGAAACGCTCTACAAGTGGTTTGGCGACCGCGATGGGCTGCTGACGGCCACCGTGCGCTGGCAGGCGTCGAAGGTGAGGGCGGGCAACTGGGACCGGCAGCATCTCGACGCAGCCGCCCTTTCCGAGAGCCTCGAGGATTTCGCGGCGAACTGGCTGACGGTGATCTCGTCGCAGACCTCGATCGCGCTGAACCGGGTCGCGGTGGCGCATGCCGGCTCCGGCAAGAGCGATCTCGGGCGCATCGTTTTGGAGAACGGCCGCTTCGCCATCGGCGGGCGGCTGAAACCGCTGCTGGAGGCGGCGCGCGAGGCGGGACTTCTCGCCTTCGACGACACGGAGAGCGCCTTCCGCACCTTCTTCGGCCTGGTCGGGCGCGACGTGCAGATCAGGCTGCTCCTGGGCGATAGGCTCGTCCTGACAAAATCGGAGATCGCGCGCGACGCTGCGCGGACGGTCGAACAGTTTCTCACCCTCTTCGGCACGGATCGCACCGCGCCGCAGTCCACAACCAACTGA